The following proteins are co-located in the Nerophis ophidion isolate RoL-2023_Sa linkage group LG04, RoL_Noph_v1.0, whole genome shotgun sequence genome:
- the prdx1 gene encoding peroxiredoxin-1, producing the protein MAAGKAQIGKMAPDFTAKAVMPDGQFQDLTLSDYKGKYVVFFFYPLDFTFVCPTEIIAFSDAAEEFRKIDCEVIAASVDSHFSHFAWTNTPRKQGGLGSMKIPLVSDIRHTISTDYGVLKEDEGIAYRGLFIIDNKGILRQITINDLPVGRSVEETLRLVQAFQFTDKHGEVCPAGWKPGSDTIKPDVQKSKDFFSKQ; encoded by the exons ATGGCTGCAGGCAAAGCTCAAATCGGAAAGATGGCTCCAGATTTCACGGCCAAAGCTGTGATGCCAGATGGTCAGTTCCAGGACCTCACGCTGTCGGACTACAAAG GCAAGTACGTGGTCTTCTTCTTCTACCCTCTGGACTTCACCTTCGTGTGCCCCACGGAGATCATCGCATTCAGCGACGCGGCGGAAGAATTCAGGAAGATCGACTGCGAGGTCATCGCCGCCTCTGTGGACTCCCATTTCTCCCACTTCGCATG GACCAACACTCCTCGCAAGCAGGGCGGTCTGGGCAGCATGAAGATCCCCCTGGTGTCTGACATCCGACACACAATCTCCACGGATTATGGCGTCCTGAAGGAGGACGAAGGGATTGCCTACAG GGGTCTGTTCATCATCGACAACAAGGGCATCCTGAGACAGATCACCATCAACGACCTCCCGGTTGGACGTTCTGTGGAGGAGACCTTGCGTCTGGTTCAGGCCTTTCAGTTCACCGACAAGCACGGAGAAG TGTGCCCGGCCGGCTGGAAACCAGGAAGTGACACCATTAAACCTGACGTCCAGAAGAGTAAAGACTTCTTCTCCAAACAGTGA
- the zte38 gene encoding zebrafish testis-expressed 38 has protein sequence MATGKMCFKKSKEETTEWTGLFPNDLKTKEGSLVFVKRMMAVAVSSITYLRGIFPEDAYRSRYLEDLCIKVLRENCSTPGPSKVVKWLIGCFDALDKHYLQVVFIGVYTTPDEPNCIIESYNFKFKYTDEGPEMDVLSKNGVEVHVPMEDTKSACVLLIRKLFLLMQNLNALPNNIHMTMKLYYYDDITPADYEPPGFKEGECDSLWFEGTAVHFTLGEVQTTFHTFQVRVSAEQGRLEKLQDQKHVEEVKLPPRLKRDVSKTTTQGPFKIIPNDLPSDDESAQFKKPTKPLVKRSTARTKPPKQRRKRV, from the exons ATGGCCACCGGGAAGATGTGCTTTAAAAAAAGCAAAGAGGAAACAACCGAG tggacaGGATTGTTTCCGAACGACCTGAAGACGAAAGAGGGCTCCCTGGTCTTCGTCAAGAGGATGATGGCGGTGGCCGTGTCCTCCATCACTTACCTCAGGGGCATCTTCCCTGAAGATGCTTACCGCTCCAGATATTTGGAAG atctGTGCATCAAAGTTCTGCGTGAGAACTGCAGCACCCCGGGACCCAGCAAAGTTGTAAAATG GTTGATCGGCTGTTTCGATGCATTGGACAAACACTAT CTCCAAGTTGTCTTCATTGGG GTGTACACCACTCCGGATGAACCGAAT TGCATTATCGAGTCCTACAATTTCAAATTCAAGTACACTGATGAGGGCCCAGAGATGGACGTACTCAG TAAGAACGGTGTGGAGGTGCACGTCCCCATGGAAGACACCAAGAGCGCCTGTGTGCTGCTCATCCGGAAGCTCTTCCTGCTCATGCAGAACCTCAACGCCCTCCCCAACAACATCCACATGACCATGAAGCTCTACTACTACGATGACA TAACTCCCGCTGACTACGAGCCGCCGGGCTTCAAGGAGGGGGAATGTGACAGCCTGTGGTTCGAAGGCACGGCCGTGCATTTCACCCTGGGTGAGGTCCAGACCACCTTCCACACCTTCCAAGTGCGGGTGTCTGCTGAGCAAGGTCGCCTGGAGAAGCTTCAGGACCAAAAACATGTGGAGGAGGTGAAGCTGCCTCCTCGTTTGAAAAGAGACGTCAGCAAAACCACCACACAG GGCCCCTTCAAGATAATTCCCAATGACCTGCCCTCTGACGATG AGTCTGCACAGTTCAAAAAACCCACTAAACCTCTGGTCAAG AGAAGTACAGCACGCACAAAGCCACCAAAACAGAGAAGAAAAAGAGTGTAA